The Chloroflexota bacterium sequence CCGGCCGTTCACCGAGCCTCGGTTCGAGATGGTGATCAGCGTCACGCCGTAGTCGGCCAGCATCTTCTTCAGATCGTCCTTGCGCTCTGCGAAGTCCTGGTACGACTCGCCGTACAGCTCCAGGCCGGGAAAGCCAAGGTCGCTGACGAGCTTGATCTGCTCCTCGTTGATGGTGACAAAGACGCCGAAGAGTGCCGAGCCGACGGCAAAATGCGGTCGGCCGTCGGTGCCGATGGGGTTGCTCACATCGTCCTCGCTGGTGCAACGCGCACAGAATCTGTGTGCCGCTGCCACGAGGATACCCCTTCGGCGGGCAGCGCTCAACACGCGGTACACTCCGCGGCGACGTTCCGAGACGGCTCCCTTTGAGGTTCACTGCACGTGGACGACGCCCCCACCGTCGAGCACTGGCTGGCCCTGCTCCGCGACGGGAGCGCGGCCGAGCAGCAGCGTGCCCGCACCGAGCTGGGGCTGATCCTCGAAGCGCGGGGCTTCCTGGACGAGGCCGCCGACGCTTACGAGCGCAATGTGCGCGACGGCGTGACAGACCGCCGGCCGTACGACCGGCTGGCCGCCATCGCACGGCAGCGCGGCGACGCCGAGGCCGAGGCGCGGGTGCTGCGAGCGCTGGCCGAGATGCTCGCGCCCGTGGGTTCCCCCGGACCCCTGGCCCCGCTCCCGCCAGCAGAGAAGGGGGCATCTCCCGCAACGAGGTCAGCCGGGCGCTGGCTGCTTGCCGCCGGCGGCGTGGCCGTCGTCTCGGTGGTCATCGGCGGCGCACTGCTGATTCCCGTGCGCCCGCCTGCGCCGCCGGCTTCGGCGCTGGTATCGCCGTCAGCCGTCGAGCGCGCGCCGTCGTCCAACCTGGCGGTTGCGCCGGCAGCTTCGACCCTCCTGCCTTCACCGGTGCCATCACCCACGGCCCCGCCGCCCAGCCCGGTACCGGCCCCGTCGCCCACAGCCACCGCCGTGCCGCTTGCCTCGCGCTGCACCGACGCCGCGGAGCGCTTCCCGCAGACAAACGACACCGAAGCCGCCGTGCGCGCCGCGTACGCCACGTACATGGGTCGGCAGGGCGTGACCATCGATCCGACCAGCGCCCTGTTCACGGGGCAGGGCGCCGCCTACGTCGAGCGGCACGCCGAGGTGGTGGCTGGCTGGATGGCTGTCAGCCTCCAGCGCGAGCGGCGAGGACTACCAACCTTTCCGCTGGTAGACTACGTCGCCAGCGACATCGTGGTGGCGTCCGGCCAGGATGCGTTCCAGCTTCGGGCAACGATCTCACCGCAGGGCTGGACGGAGCTGCGCGCCCTGCCCGCCGACACCTGCGAGGGCGCGTTCTTGAAGCACCCCGACAACGCCCGCTGGGTAGACCTGATGCAGGCGAGCGTCGGGGACATCACCTGGGCCATCCCGACGCCGCAGCCCCGCCGCTAGCTACACCAGCTTCTCGCGGATGATCGCCGAGGCGTAGTCCATCACGATCACGACGATGCCGATGAGCCAGAGCGCCGTGGCCGCCTGATTCCACTGCAGCAAGTTGATGTACTGAATCAGGATAAACCCGATGCCGCCGCCGCCCACCAGCCCGATGACCGTGGACAACCGGACGTTGATGTCCCAGCGGTACATGGTGAACGACAGGAACTGCGGCACGACCTGCGGCAGCACCGCGAACAGCACCACCTGCAGCCGGTTCGCGCCCGTGGCGGTGATCGCCTCGATCGGGCCGGGATCGATGCTCTCGATGGACTCCGAGTAGAGCTTGCCCATCGCGCCGATCGAGTGGATCACAATGGCCATGACACCCGCGAACGGCCCCAGGCCCACCACCACGGCCATGATGACGGCCAGGATCAGCGTCTCGATGGAGCGGAGCACGTTGAACAGCGTCCGCACAAGGTAGTAGATCGTCCAGCCGACGCGGCTGCCCTGCATCAGGTTGCGCGCGCCCAGGAAGCTCAGCGGCACGCTGACCACCAGCGCGAAGAACGTCCCCATCAGCGCCAGGAAGATCGTCTCGATCATCTTGTCGAGCGCCGTCACGAACGTCTCGCTCAGGCGGTAGCTGCCGGTTGCCGTGGCCGTCTCGGCGCGCACCTGATACGCCCCCAGCCCCACCGAGGCCGGGAACGGGAACGACAGCGTGTAGTTGCCGCTGGCGTCCGTCTTCTCATTGCGGCGGATCGGGCGCGGCGTGTTGTTGAAGTCCACCAGGATCAGGTTGAGATCGCTGTTCGGGGCGGCGCCGGTGACGGTGATCGACAACGGCTGATTTGGCTGGATCGGCGAGGGCGAGACCACCAGCGAGCCGCCGCCCGGGATCTCGGTCCGCGACTCGCGCCCCGCCTCGACGCCGCCGACCTGGAGCGGAGCCTGCACCTGCCGCATCTCGTAGGTCTGGGCGATGACGTCTGGCTGCATCAGCCCGGTGAAGATCCGCTCCGACTTCGGCAGGTTCACCACCAGCGAGACGAAGTCCACCTGGGTCACCCGCCAGCCGTACGCCAGCGCCGCCACCGCGATGATGATGAACAGGAAGTTGCGCCACGAGGTGATGAAGCCGCCCGGGCCGGCCTTCCGGAAGGCCGAAGGGGCCGGCGTCCGACTGATGGATTGCGCGATCTCGGTCTGTGCCATCAGTGAATCTCCACCTCGACGGCGTCCTCGCCGTAAATCTCGCGAAAGCGCACCTCGTCGATGTCGGCCGGCAGGCCGTCGTACACGATCTGGCCGGCCTTCAGCGCGAGGACGCGCGTGGCGTAGCGCCGGGCCAGGCTCAGAAAGTGCAGGTTGCAGATCACGGTGATACCGTCCTGGCGGTTGATCTCCTCCAGGTACTTCATCACCGAGTGCGACGTGGCCGGGTCCAGGCTGGCGACCGGCTCGTCGGCCAGCATCAGCTTCGGCTCTTGCATCAGCGCCCGCGCGATGGCGACCCGCTGCTGCTGGCCGCCCGAGAGCGTGTCCGCCCGCTGGTTCGCCTTCTCGGGGATGCCGACGCGGTCGAGGTTGGCATAGGCCCGGTCGTAGTCCTGCGCTGGGAATCGCCCGAACATGCTCTGCAGCGGGCTGACCGAGCCGAGCCGGCCGGAGAGCACGTTCGTGATGACGCTCGACCGCTTCACGAGGTTGAACTGCTGAAAGATCATGCCGATCCGCTTACGCGCGTCGCGCAGCTGGCTCGGTGGCAGGGCGGTCAGCTCGACATCGTCAAGCCAGATCTTGCCGGACGTCGGCTCGACGAGGCGGTTGATGCAGCGCAGCAACGTCGACTTACCGGACCCGCTCAGGCCGATGATGACGAGAAACTCGCCATCGGGGACCGTCAGCGAGAGATCGTCAATCGCGACGACGCCGTTCGGAAAGACCTTGCGGAGATTCTGGATACGTAACATCGGCGGCCTCGTCCCGCGCTGCTGCTCGAATCGCCCAGCACAACCCCGACGGTTGATAGAGAAAGGCGCCCGCAACCCAGCCGGTTACGGGCGCGCTTCTATTGTACGGTGTGCCAACCTAGCGCGGCGCGAGCTCCTGCTCGAGGTTCAGGCCGAGCACGCTGGCGGCGCTGCGGACCGAGTCGTACTCGCTGTCCACGGCCGGCGCCAGGCCGTTGATGCGGTACAGCTCGGACAGCAGCTTCTTGCCATCCTCCGTGGCGGCGACGGCCAGCAGGCCATCCTGCACCTGGAGCACCAGCTCGTACGGCAGGCCCGCGCGCACCGACACGGTGTCGTTCGGGATCGGCGGGGTCTTGCCGATGACCTTGACCTTCTCCATCACATCGGGAAGGGTGCTGACGACGTTGGTGCGGGCATCGGTCTGAACGCCTTCGACGCTGTCCCCGAAGGTCGCGCCGGCGTCCACCTGCTTGTTGTAGACGGCGATCACGACCTTGTCATGGCCGCCCGCGAAGACCGTCTCCGAGAAGGCGGTCTTGTAGTCGATGCCGTTGGTGGCGAGGAGCGCGTTCGGGTAGAGGAAACCCGAGGCTGAGCCTGGGTCCACAAACGCGAACTTCTTGCCTGGCAGGTCGGCAACGCTGTTGATCTCGCTGTCCACGTGCGCGATGATCTGGCCGGTGTACGTCTTGCTGCCGCCGCGCACGCTGGCGAGGATCACGCGGCTGTTGAACTTGTCCTTCGCCAGCACGTAGGCGAACGGGGCCAGCCAGCCGATGTCCACGTTGTTCGCGCCCATCGCCTCGATGACCGCCGCGTACGAGGTCGGGACCGAGACGCTGAACGAGAGGCCGGTCTGCTGCGAGAGCATGTCGGCCAGCGGCTGGCCGCTCGCGAGCACCTTCTGCGAGTCGGTGGATGGCACGAACGCCATCTTGAGCGGGTTACCAGGCGTCCCCAGCGGGGCCTGATTCACCGTCGTGCCTGTCGACGGCGTGGTCATCGCCGCGAGCGCCGGCTCGACGGTCAGGAAGACGGCAAGCGCCATCGCCAACAGCGCGACAAGCGGTCCAAACGCGCGCGGAGGGGTGCTCCGGCGCTGGCGACGATTCGAAGTACTCATGCGGCTCCTCCCCGGGAGGTAGACTCGATACGGCCCCGCCGCAAACGGCGGTGGAAACGGCCCGCGCAGCCCGGCTCCGCGCTGACGCCAGCAGCCGCGCCTATGATACTGATAGGCGCGACGTTCCTCAATACGCAGGTGGTTGCGGATCGGGTAACGAGCGACCGGTCCAGGAGTTGCGAGGCAAGCCGCGAGCGGTCAGGCGTCAGCGGCTGACTGCTGACACCTGTGAGCTGTCGGCTCGTCATCCGCCGACGACGAGATGCTCCAGGATCCGCTGCTGCTCCCGCGCATCGGCGACGCCGCTCAGGGTGATCTGGTGCAGGTTGACCCCGGCCGCCTGCTGCTGCGTCAGCCGTGCGACGGCGTCGCCCAGCTGCGCTGGCGTGACGACGACGGCGAACTGTGCGAGCAGATCGTCGGAGACGGCCGCCGCGCCGCCAGCCGAGCCGCCGGCCTCCCAGGCAGCCCGAATCGCTTCGACCTCTGCGCCACGCCCCATCTCGGCCAACTGGGTGTAGTAGTAGACCCCCATCCGGGCGACGTAGTACGCCAGGTGCTGCTTGTACGCCCGCCGGGCGGCCGGCACGTCGTGCGTGACGATGACCGCGCCCGGCGACTTGACCACCAGCGCGGCAGGGTCACGCCCGGCCTCGGCGGTCATCGTGCGGACCCGCTGCACCTGCTCGGCCAGGCGGTCCAGCGGGATCATCATCGGGAGCCAGCCGTCGCCGTGCTCGGCCACGATCTTGAGGCCGGCCGGCCGGAATGAGGCGAGATAGACGGGGATGCTGGGCCGGACGGGCGTGAAGCGCAGGGTGAACCCGCGCGCAAACTGGAAGACCTCGCCCTGAAAGCGCAGCGGCTCGCCGGCCAGCAGCAGGCGGATGATCTGGATCGTCTCGCGCAGGCGGGCGGCCGGCTTGACGAACGGGATGCCGTGGAACTCCTCGATCACGAGCTTGCCGCTGGTCCCCAGCCCGACGATGGCCCGCCCGTTCGACAGCTCGTCCAGCGTCGCGAAGTGCTGGGCCAGGGCGGCCGGCGTCCGCGAGAAGACGTTGACGATAGACGTCCCGAGGGTCACGCGCTCGGTGCGGGCGGCAAGCTGCGCGAGCTGTCCGAACGCCTCGCGGCCCCAGGCCTCCGAGACGAAGACGGTCTCGACGCCGGCCGCGTCGGCGGCCTGGACGTAGGCCAGGGTGCGGTCACGCGCAGCAGCGGGGCCGGCCAGATCGACGGTGATCGAGAGTCGGCGCATCGTGACAGCAGGATAGCAGAGGCGCGACCGGACTACGACGGGGACGACGTGCTCGGGGCGCGGCCCAGGCGGCGGCCAACCTCGCGGTGGATCAACTCGCGGTTCTCGGAGTACATGTGCCAGACGGCCGGCATCGCCGAGACGATGATGATCAGGAAGATGACCGGCAGCAGGATCTTGTCGATGTCCTTCTCGGCCAGCCCGAGCCGAGTCTGGATGACCTCGGTCAGGTAGTAGCCGCCGAGCGTCATGCTCGTCACCCAGCCGATGCCGCCCAGGACGTTCCACATCAGAAACTTGCGGTAGCTCATCCGCGCCATGCCGGCGGCAATCGGCACGAACGTGCGGACGGCGGGGATGAAGCGGGCCAGCACGATGGCCTTGCCGCCATGCTTCTCGTAGAAGGCGGCGGCGGAGTCGAGGCGCTTCGGGTTCCGCCAGAACGACTCCTCGTTGGTGAAGAGGCGTCGGCCGAACTTCTCGCCGGACCAGTAGCCGACGCTGTCCCCCGTGATGGCAGCGACGCTCAGGAGCACCAGCATCACCCAGACGTTCAGCAGGTCGGGGAACCGCGCCGCGACCGACCCAGCCGTGAACAGCAGACTGTCGCCCGGGAGGAAGAAGCCGAAGAACAGCCCCGACTCGGCGAATACGATGGCGAACAGTCCGACGTAGCCTACGGCCTTGATCAGATCGGCCAGATCGAATGGCAGCATACGGTCCTCACCTTGGAAGTCGCGCGATTGTACGGCAGCATCCTGACGTAAGCCAACCGCATGCGGCGTCAGGCCACCATCATTCGACCAGAATTAATGCACTTCTCATGGTGCCGGCCGCCAGCAAAGCGGACGAGCCCGGGAGTCGCGTGCCAGACTCGTCTGTTCGGGGTCCAACCGTGCGCTACGCGTCCAGGGCCTGCTGCACCAGCCGCGAGACCGGCCACGGCCACGGGAAGTCGTGGCCGGCCCGGAACTCGATGATGACCGGCCCGTCGGCCGCCAGCGCCGCGTCCCAGGCAGCCCCGATGTCGGCCGGGTCCTCGACGCGGATGCCCGTCGCACCAAACGCCTCGGCGTACTTCACGAAGTCCACCCGCCCGATCTCGCTGGCGTACGCTCGACCGTACGCCTTCGTGTGCATGTTGTCGATCATGCCGATGCGCTGATCGTGGTGGACGCCGATCACGACCGGCAGCCGCTGCTCGCAGATCGTCAGGAAGTCGGACGAGGCCATCAGGAACGAGGTGTCGCCGCAGACCCCGACGATCTTCTTGCCCGGCCGCAGCCGCGCCGCCGCCAGCACGCTCGGCAGCGCGTACCCCATCGCCCCCCACGAGCCCGACTGGAAGTGCGACTCCGGCCCCCAGACCGGCGCCTGGAGGGGCGTCCAGAGCTTGACGTTGCTGACGTCGCTGATGACGAACGTGTCCGGCGTCATCCGCTTCGCCAACGCGTCGAGCGCCGCGCCGATGTGCCAGGGGCGGGCGTCCTTGTAGCGGTCCAGCTCGATGTCGAGGCCGCGCTGCTGCAGCTCACGGGCCTTCGCGCAGAGATCGAGCGTCGCCTGGGCCGTCTCGCGCGGGGCGCACGTCGTCGCGAGTCGGTCCAGCGCCGCCACCAGCTGCCCGACCGAGCCGAGGGCCGGCCCCCAGGTCGGGGTCGGATCGTCCGAGGCGTCGAGCAGCAGGCACGGGGCCGTGCCGCCCAGCAGCCCGGCCCCCATCTCGGTCCCGGCCCGCACGCCCACACCGATGACGAGGTCGGCCTCGTCCACCAGTTGCAGCGCCGTCTGGTGGCTGCGGGCCGGCCCCCACCAGACCGCCACCGAGAGCGGATGGACCGTCGGCATCGCGCCGTGGCCGTCCCAGGTGTGGCAGACCGGCGCGCCGAGCCGCTCGGCCAGCCTCACCAGCCCCTCGCTGACCGGCTGGAACATCGCTCCCTTGCCGGCCACGATGACCACCTTCTGCGCGCCGTCGATCTGCTTGACGACGCCGTCCAGGCTCGGCAGGCCGTCCGCGCCGTCGCCCATGTCATAGATCGACGTCGGGCCGCTCACCAGCGCCGCCTGCTCGACTTCGATCTCCTTGACGTTCAAGGCGCTCTCGGCGATCTCGATGTGCGTCGGGCCCGGCCGCCCGCTGACGGCGATCGCGAACGCCTTCGCCAGCGCGGCCGGGATCTCGGAGGCGTCCTCGATCCGCACGGACCACTTGGTCACGCCAGCGAAGGCGCTCTGGAGGAAATCGGCGGTATCGACGCCATGAAACGCCTCGTGGGGCGCTCCCGCTGGCACGCCGCCAGAGATGTGAACGATCGGCGCGCCAGCCGCGTACGCTCCGCCGATGCCCGACAAGGAGTTGGTCGCGCCCGGGCCGGCCGTCACCAGCACGACGCCCGGCCTGCCCGTCAGCCGGCCGTAGGTCTCGGCGGCGATGGACGCGTTGTTCTCGTGCTTGAAGGTCAGCGGCGCGATGCTGGGGGCGTCGGCCAGGGCGTCGAAGACCTGGATGACGTGCGAGCCGTCCAGCCCGAACACGGTATCGACGCCGTGCGCCAGCAGGCTCGCCACGACGGCCCGCCCTGGGTCCATCCGTTCGACGGTCCGTGCGATCTGCTCAGTCGCCTGCATGGCGTTCAACCTCCGGTCGTGGCAGTGCGGGAGATCAGGGGTGCGGGAGGATACCAGAGCCGGCAGTCAACAGTTGCCCGGCCCGCGCCACCCTGGGACAATGCCACCATGACGATGCCATCCGATGCCTCCCTGCTGGTGCGTGGTCGCTGGGTGGTCACCGGCGCCGCCCCTGACGACGCCACCCTGACCGATGCAGCGGTGCTGGTGCAGGACGGCCAGATCGTGACCCTGGGGGCGTGGGCCGACCTGCGCCGCGACCATCCGGATGCCCCCGTCCTCGGCTCGGAGCGGGTGGCCGTGCTGCCGGGCATGGTCAGCGCCCACCACCACGCGGCCGGGGTCTCACACATCCAGCAGGGCATCCCAGACGACGTGCTGGAGCCATGGCTGCTCGAACTGCGGCGCATGCGCCCGACCGATCCATACCTGGACGTGCTCCTGACCTCAGCACGGTTGCTCCGCTCGGGGGTGACCAGCGTGGTCGAGATGCACCAGTGCCGGGGGACGGCCGAGGCCGCCGTCGCCCGCGTGCGGCAGGCCTTGCGCGGGTTCGGCGAGGCCGGCATCCGCGTCGCCTTCGCGCCCGGCGTGGCCGATCAGAACCCGCTGGTCAGCGCCAGCGGCCCAGACGAGACAGCAGCTTTCCTGGCGAGCCTGCCAGCGGAGGCCCGCGCCGCCGCTGAGATGTTCCTGCCCGGCCCCGATGCTCTCCAGCCGGACGGCTTCCTGGCCCTGGTCGAAGAACTGCACGCGGAGTACGCCGATCACCCGCGCATCGACGTCTGGTATGGGCCGCCCGGCCCCAACTGGGTGACGGACGACTTCCTGCTGCGGATCGCGGAGCGGGCGAGCGCCCACCGGACGGGCATCCAGACCCACGTCGCCGAGTCGCTGTACGAGAAGCTGTACGGCCCCCGCACCTACGGCGAGTCGGTGGTCAGCCACCTGGAGCGGATCGGCGTGCTCGGGCCGCGCTGCTCGCTGGCGCACGCCGTCTGGCTCACCGAGGCGGACATCGAGATCCTGGCGCGCACGGGCACGTCGATCAGCCACAACCCCAGCTCAAATCTTCGGCTGCGGGCCGGCATCGCGCCGTCGCGGGCACTGCTGGCGGCCGGCGGGACGGTCGGGCTGGGGCTGGACGGCCACGGCTTCGACGACGATGACGACATCTTCCGCGAGATGCGCGTGGCGACGTGGCTCCAGCGCGGCCCCGTCATCGGCGCGCCGACGCTCGCACCCCGCGAGGCCCTGCACCTCGCCACGACCGGTGGCGCGGCCCTGCTCGGAAAAGCCGGGCAGCTTGGCCGGCTGGCCCCCGGCTACCAGGCCGACATCGTACTCGTGAACCTGGAACGGCTGTCCTGGCCGTGGATCGCCCCGGAGGCCGACCCGCGCGCCTTGCTGGTGCTCCGAGCGCAGGCCCGCGACGTGCGGACGGTCCTGATCGGCGGAGAGGTCGTGCTGCAGGATGGCCGCCCGACGCGCTTCGACGTGGACGCCGTGACCGCCGAGTTCGCGGCGCAACTGGGCACGACGCCGTTCCCGGAGGAGGCCGCCGCGCGGGTGGCCCTCCTGCGCGAGCACGTCTCTGCCTTCTATGCCGCCTGGGATGTTCCGGCCCTGGACCCCTACGAGCGCACCAGTTCGCGCACCTGACGCGCTCGCTCGGGAACGAGCGGTGCAGGAGGGCGGATGCTCAGGCCGGCCCCGGGCCGGCCTGAGTCAGCGTTCCACCGTAGGACGGTTCAGCTCAGGTGCTGCGTGAACCAGGCCACGACCTTGTCCCAGCCGTCCATCGCCTGCTGCTGCCGATAGCTCGGGGCATGCCAGTAGAAGAATCCGTGGCCGGCTCCATCGTAGCGGTGGAACTGGTACGTCTTGCCGTGCTCCTTCAACGCTGCTTCGTGCTGATCCACCTGGGCCGGACTCGGACCCTGGTCGTCGTTCCCGAAGAGGCCGAGCAGCGGCGCTGTGAGTTGCGGCGTCATGTCGATCACGCGGACCGGCCGTTGGGGCGTGGGATCGGCGGTGACGCCGCCACCCCACAGATCTACGACGGCATCGAACGCCGGGACGCGGGAGGCCACCAGCACGGCGTTCCGCCCACCCGAGCACGGGCCGATCACCCCAACCTTGCCGTTGCTGGTCGGTTGGGCCTTGATCCAGTTGAGCGCCGCCTCGGCGTCCGCAACCACGGAGTCGTCGGTGACCTGAGTGCGCCCGACGGCCGCCACCTCGTCCGGCAATCCGTGCCCGAATCGCTCGTACAGATTCGGGGCCACGGTCAGGAATCCGTGGTCGGCAAACCGCCGCGCGAACTCACGCGTCCACTCGTCGAAACCAGGAGCGTGATGGACGATCACCACGCCGGGGAACGGTCCGGGGCCTTTTGGCTGCGCGATGAAGGCGTGAATCGGGTCGCCACCACCCCCGGCGATGGTCATAGTCTCCGCCGTCATACCCGCGGTGGCGTCCGTCCTCTGAACGTTCCAGGCCATTCACCCTCCTCCAGGATGTGCGTTGCGGACATCTTTGTCCGGACCGCTCGTATACGTATGGCGGCGGGATGGCGGATTGGCTGTGCCCGATCGCACTCGAAAGGACAGAGCGGCGTGGCCGCGGAGCCACAAGCGCCCGTCCATTCAGTCGAAGACGATCACCGGCTTGATGCAGTCGCCGCGCTGCCCGAACGTCTGGAGCGCCAGTTCGATGTCTGGCAGCCCGAAGCGGTGCGTCACCAGCTTCTCGAAGGGATAGGCGCCCTTCGCCAGCACGGAGATGCAGCTCTCGTAGCTGTTCGCACCAAGCGCGCTGCCCCGGATGTCGAGCTGCTTCCAGACGAGATCGGCCGGGTCGATCGTCATCTTCGTGCCCGGGCGGTGGCCGCCGACCGTCGTCAGGACGCCGCCACGCCCCAGCAGTTGCACGCCGATCTCGAACGCGCCAGACGCGCCCGTCGCCTCGATGACGCGCGTCGCCAACTGGCCGCGATTGATCGAGCGCAGTTGTTCGGCAGGGTCTCCGTCGCCCAGCAGCAGCGTCTGGTGCGCCCCAAGCTCACGCCCGAGCGCCAGCCGCATCTGGTCGCCGTCGCGGCCGGCCAGCACGATCTTCCGCGCGCCGGCCTCGTGGGCAGCGACCGTCGCGAACAGGCCGATGGGTCCAGGACCGAGAATGACGACGATGTCGTCTGGGCGGATGTCCGCCGTGCGTGTCGCCTTCATGCCGATGGAGAACGGCTCCAGGAGGACGGCGACGGTCGGGTTGACCTCTGGCGGGATGTGGTGCACGATCGCGCCGTGCGGCAGCTCGACGAAGTCGGACCAGCCGCCCGAGAGCAGCGGCATCTCGTCCAGCGGGATGCCGCCCAGGCCGCGCTGCCGCGGGCAGATCGCATAGTCGATCAGCTTCGAGGCCCGCGAGCCGACGCCCCGGCAGTACTGGCAGCTGTGGCAGGGGATGCGCGTCTCCGGCACGACGAGGTCGCCGACGTGCAGCGGCGAGCCGTCGGCAGCGGCCCAGCCGGGCGCGACCTGCTCGACGCGCGCCAGGATCTCATGGCCGAGGATGCAGGGGCCGGCCGTACCCCAGCTGTAGCGGTGGAAGTCGGAGCCGCAGACGCCGCAGAGGACGGTCCGCAGCACCAGCTCGCCGGCGGGGCCGAGCGCCGGCACATCGAACTCGCGGACCGAGAGGCGGGGACTGCCCGTGCCGTCAAGGACGGCGGCACGCGAACGGGTCATCGGTAACTCTCCGGGCAAGGGCTTGCGCGCGAGCGCAGCGGCGCGCGGAGGCTAGAGTAGCACCGTCAGCGCCAGCACGACCGCCGCCGTCACCAGCGAGCCGACGGTCATGAAGACGAGCATCCAGAGGTTCGGCGGGTTCCGCTCCAGCATGTACGGATGCGGTTCGCCAGGCTGCCGCCTGGGGATCAGCTCGGCCGGAGTGAACTCGCCGTCAGCCGAGGTCGGGACACGAGTGGGCGATGCAGGGGGCTGTTCTGTCACGCGATGACTATACCAGGGTCGTGGGTCGTAGGTCGTAGGTGTTAGTGAAAGCGTGCAACTCGCCCTTGTCATCCTGAGCGCAGCGAAGGACCTCACCCGCTGACCGTCAACGTTCGTGTCACCCGCTGACCGTCAACACTCGCGTCACCCGCTGACCGTCAACACTCGCGTCACCCGCTGACCGTCAACACTCGCGTCACCCGCTGACCGTCAACGCTCGCGTCAGCGGGTGAGGTCCTTCGCTGCGCTCAGGATGACAAGGGTGAGTTTCGTATTTGCTACGACGCCGCGGCGCGCATCAGCAGGCATACTTCCACGACCCACGACCCACGACCCACGACCCACGACCCACGACCCACGACCCATGACCCACGACCCACGATCCACCCGGTATGATCCCGCCAGCCGAGACCTTTGACACACCTGGGAGGCTGCTGCGATGGTGCAGGCGGAACAGACCACGGACCGCATCAGCGGGCGGCCGATCCGCGTCGGGCTGGTTGGCTGCGGGACCATTGCGCGGAACCACATCCGCGCGTTGCTGCACTTCGCGCCGGACACCCGCATCACGGCGCTGGCCAGCCGCTCGCAGGAGAGCATCGAGGCCACCGCCACCTACATCGGAGAGCAGGCCGAGCTGGGGCTGGCCGAGTCGGCGGATGACGCCGCGCTCGCGTCTGCATACCGTCAGCACCGCGAGACCGTCCCGGCCACCTACACCGAGTGGACGGACCTGATCGCCGATCCCGACGTCGACGCCGTCATCGTCACCACGCCGCCGTTCCTGCACTGCCCGGTCACGCTGTCGGCGCTGGAGGCTGGCAAGCACGTCCTCTGCGAGAAGCCGCTCGCCGTCAGCCTGCGCGAAGCCGACGAGATGATCGGAGCCGCCGCCACCGCCCGGCGCATCCTCTC is a genomic window containing:
- a CDS encoding LLM class flavin-dependent oxidoreductase; amino-acid sequence: MRRLSITVDLAGPAAARDRTLAYVQAADAAGVETVFVSEAWGREAFGQLAQLAARTERVTLGTSIVNVFSRTPAALAQHFATLDELSNGRAIVGLGTSGKLVIEEFHGIPFVKPAARLRETIQIIRLLLAGEPLRFQGEVFQFARGFTLRFTPVRPSIPVYLASFRPAGLKIVAEHGDGWLPMMIPLDRLAEQVQRVRTMTAEAGRDPAALVVKSPGAVIVTHDVPAARRAYKQHLAYYVARMGVYYYTQLAEMGRGAEVEAIRAAWEAGGSAGGAAAVSDDLLAQFAVVVTPAQLGDAVARLTQQQAAGVNLHQITLSGVADAREQQRILEHLVVGG
- the phnE gene encoding phosphonate ABC transporter, permease protein PhnE yields the protein MAQTEIAQSISRTPAPSAFRKAGPGGFITSWRNFLFIIIAVAALAYGWRVTQVDFVSLVVNLPKSERIFTGLMQPDVIAQTYEMRQVQAPLQVGGVEAGRESRTEIPGGGSLVVSPSPIQPNQPLSITVTGAAPNSDLNLILVDFNNTPRPIRRNEKTDASGNYTLSFPFPASVGLGAYQVRAETATATGSYRLSETFVTALDKMIETIFLALMGTFFALVVSVPLSFLGARNLMQGSRVGWTIYYLVRTLFNVLRSIETLILAVIMAVVVGLGPFAGVMAIVIHSIGAMGKLYSESIESIDPGPIEAITATGANRLQVVLFAVLPQVVPQFLSFTMYRWDINVRLSTVIGLVGGGGIGFILIQYINLLQWNQAATALWLIGIVVIVMDYASAIIREKLV
- a CDS encoding thiamine pyrophosphate-binding protein, whose protein sequence is MQATEQIARTVERMDPGRAVVASLLAHGVDTVFGLDGSHVIQVFDALADAPSIAPLTFKHENNASIAAETYGRLTGRPGVVLVTAGPGATNSLSGIGGAYAAGAPIVHISGGVPAGAPHEAFHGVDTADFLQSAFAGVTKWSVRIEDASEIPAALAKAFAIAVSGRPGPTHIEIAESALNVKEIEVEQAALVSGPTSIYDMGDGADGLPSLDGVVKQIDGAQKVVIVAGKGAMFQPVSEGLVRLAERLGAPVCHTWDGHGAMPTVHPLSVAVWWGPARSHQTALQLVDEADLVIGVGVRAGTEMGAGLLGGTAPCLLLDASDDPTPTWGPALGSVGQLVAALDRLATTCAPRETAQATLDLCAKARELQQRGLDIELDRYKDARPWHIGAALDALAKRMTPDTFVISDVSNVKLWTPLQAPVWGPESHFQSGSWGAMGYALPSVLAAARLRPGKKIVGVCGDTSFLMASSDFLTICEQRLPVVIGVHHDQRIGMIDNMHTKAYGRAYASEIGRVDFVKYAEAFGATGIRVEDPADIGAAWDAALAADGPVIIEFRAGHDFPWPWPVSRLVQQALDA
- the phnC gene encoding phosphonate ABC transporter ATP-binding protein: MLRIQNLRKVFPNGVVAIDDLSLTVPDGEFLVIIGLSGSGKSTLLRCINRLVEPTSGKIWLDDVELTALPPSQLRDARKRIGMIFQQFNLVKRSSVITNVLSGRLGSVSPLQSMFGRFPAQDYDRAYANLDRVGIPEKANQRADTLSGGQQQRVAIARALMQEPKLMLADEPVASLDPATSHSVMKYLEEINRQDGITVICNLHFLSLARRYATRVLALKAGQIVYDGLPADIDEVRFREIYGEDAVEVEIH
- a CDS encoding phosphate/phosphite/phosphonate ABC transporter substrate-binding protein, translated to MSTSNRRQRRSTPPRAFGPLVALLAMALAVFLTVEPALAAMTTPSTGTTVNQAPLGTPGNPLKMAFVPSTDSQKVLASGQPLADMLSQQTGLSFSVSVPTSYAAVIEAMGANNVDIGWLAPFAYVLAKDKFNSRVILASVRGGSKTYTGQIIAHVDSEINSVADLPGKKFAFVDPGSASGFLYPNALLATNGIDYKTAFSETVFAGGHDKVVIAVYNKQVDAGATFGDSVEGVQTDARTNVVSTLPDVMEKVKVIGKTPPIPNDTVSVRAGLPYELVLQVQDGLLAVAATEDGKKLLSELYRINGLAPAVDSEYDSVRSAASVLGLNLEQELAPR
- a CDS encoding VTT domain-containing protein, which gives rise to MPFDLADLIKAVGYVGLFAIVFAESGLFFGFFLPGDSLLFTAGSVAARFPDLLNVWVMLVLLSVAAITGDSVGYWSGEKFGRRLFTNEESFWRNPKRLDSAAAFYEKHGGKAIVLARFIPAVRTFVPIAAGMARMSYRKFLMWNVLGGIGWVTSMTLGGYYLTEVIQTRLGLAEKDIDKILLPVIFLIIIVSAMPAVWHMYSENRELIHREVGRRLGRAPSTSSPS